The following proteins are co-located in the Silene latifolia isolate original U9 population chromosome 1, ASM4854445v1, whole genome shotgun sequence genome:
- the LOC141603559 gene encoding peter Pan-like protein encodes MGRFRNKKRKVVVKSVVKNNQQLPTVDQVTGKKIPQTMVFSRNKGKRLPPMLSQLELDLRKVMLPYTALKLKEKKRNTLKDFVNVAGPMGVTHFLMLSKAINPYLRIAKTPQGPTLTFKIHQYSLAADVAQSQLRPRCPPDLFKNSPLLVLSGFGNQEEHLRLTSTLFQNMFPTIDVNTVKLSLCQRIVLLNYNKETKLIDFRHYSIRLQPVGVSRRIRKIVQNRQIPDLSTLQDVSEFVTRANYGSESEGDDEAATVDLVSDLGRVNRASTKSAVKLQEIGPRMTLELIKIEEGLCSGEVMFSMNETGYKEEEENEDEVEDGEGEEDEESDEEDDVE; translated from the exons ATGGGTCGTTTTAGAAAT AAAAAGAGGAAGGTGGTGGTAAAATCAGTAGTGAAGAACAATCAACAGTTACCAACAGTTGATCAAGTTACTGGGAAGAAGATTCCACAAACAATGGTGTTTTCGAGGAACAAGGGTAAAAGGTTGCCTCCTATGTTAAGTCAATTGGAATTGGATTTGAGGAAGGTCATGCTTCCTTATACCGCTCTTAAACTCAAG GAAAAAAAGAGGAACACTCTGAAGGACTTTGTCAATGTTGCTGGACCTATGGGTGTCACTCACTTCTTGATGCTGTCAAAAGCCATAAATCCGTATCTGAGAATTGCTAAGACTCCACAAGGCCCAACTCTTACATTCAAGATCCATCAATACTCACTAGCAGCGGACGTTGCGCAGTCTCAGTTGCGACCCAGATGTCCGCCGGATCTTTTCAAAAATTCTCCTTTG CTTGTTCTATCTGGTTTTGGGAATCAAGAGGAACATTTGCGATTAACATCTACACTGTTTCAGAACATGTTTCCAACTATTGATGTTAACACA GTCAAACTCTCTCTTTGTCAGAGGATTGTCCTTTTGAACTACAATAAGGAAACAAAACTTATAGATTTCCGCCATTATTCCATTAGATTACAACCTGTTGGCGTGTCTCGCAGAATCAGGAAAATTGTACAGAATCGTCAGATTCCTGATTTAAGCACCCTCCAGGATGTGAGTGAATTTGTTACTAG AGCTAATTATGGGTCTGAAAGTGAGGGTGATGATGAAGCTGCGACTGTAGACCTTGTGAGTGACCTTGGCAGAGTCAATCGTGCTTCTACAAAAAGTGCTGTCAAACTTCAGGAGATTGGACCAAGGATGACCCTTGAGCTGATCAAAATTGAGGAGGGATTATGTTCTGGCGAAGTGATGTTCAGCATGAATG AAACTGGTTATAAAGAGGAGGAAGAAAATGAAGATGAGGTAGAAGATGGGGAAGGAGAGGAGGACGAGGAAAGCGATGAAGAAGACGATGTAGAGTGA
- the LOC141603542 gene encoding mitochondrial zinc maintenance protein 1, mitochondrial: protein MRRTEVLKAYREILKATRKTFAGDTQMLKASAMEVRHKFDENKHVVSESDIQKHLDEARETAHFISTMIVQAKLNERGGYEVKPSKDHAGATLEVPSEEILKKRAPITKCS from the exons ATGAGGAGGACGGAAGTACTGAAAGCATATCGGGAAATTCTCAAAGCAACTCGTAAAACATTTGCCGGAGATACCCAAATGCTTAAAGCTTCCGCCATGGAAGTCCGCCATAAATTTGATGAAAACAAACATGTTGTTTCTGAATCTGACATTCAGAAGCATCTTGACGAAGCTCGTGAAACTGCCCATTTCATATCCACCATGATCGTTCAAGCCAAGCTCAATGAACGTGGCGGCTATG AGGTGAAACCAAGTAAAGACCATGCTGGAGCAACATTGGAGGTTCCATCTGAGGAGATTCTAAAGAAGAGGGCACCAATAACCAAGTGTTCGTAA